The Microbacterium natoriense genomic interval TTCGGCGACGTCAACCGCTACGCGAACGGCGGGGCGTTCGTGGTGCAGCTCTGGCACGGCATCCCGCTCAAGCGCATCGGCCTCGATTCGCCCGCGACGACGCAAGTGCCGAACGTGCCGGGTGCCGGCCTTCTTCGACAGGTCATCGGCTTCCTGTACCGAGCCTCGGCTCAGCGCATCCGCGTGCTCCCGGCCGCATCGCACCGTTCGCGCGGTCGGCTCGAGTCGGCGTTCGGCCTCGGTGACGACCGCGTGGTCGTCACGGGGGAACCGCGTGTCGACGTGCTGTCTGCGGGTTGGCCCGATGAGCGCCGTGCGCAGGCATCCGCTCTTCTCGTCTCCGCGATCGGAGAACTGCCCGGAGGCGCCCGCACGATCCTCTACGCCCCGACCTGGCGAGACGGCGCGGCAGATCCCGCCGTGCCGTCGGCTGAGCAGTGGGTGGAGATCATCCGTGCGCTCGAGGCGACCAACTCCGTGCTGCTCGTGCGCTCGCATCCCCTCGGCGAGGGCGGCTATGCGCCGCCGCTGCCGAGCAGACGGGTTCGGATGCTGGGCGCCGGTGAGATCGCCGATGTGACGCCTGTCCTCCCTGCGGTGGACGTGCTGGTCACGGACTACTCGTCCCTGGCCTACGACGTGGGCCTGCTGTCGACGCCGGTCCTCTACCTCGCTCCGGACGCCGTGGAGTACGACCTCTCGCGGGGCTTCTACGGGCGTTACGACGATGTCGCGGGTCACGATGCGGCGACGAGCTGGGAAGAGCTGGTGGCTCAGCTGGTGCCCCTGCTGGAAGACGACCGGGTGTTCGCCGAGCGGGCTGCACGTTCCGCTACGCTCAGCGCTCAGATGCATGCGTTCCGCGACGGCGGCAACACCCGGCGCGTGTACGACGTGATCCGTGCGCGGGGTATCCCTGCGCCGAAGGGAGCAGCATGACGACGGCCCGCATCGATGAGGCGGCCGAGGCGCTGATCATCTCCGGAACCGGTGCACGCCCCGAGGAGGCGACGCTCACCGGTCCGCGTGCGCGCGTTCAGGCCCGCATCACCGGGGGTGGCAAGACCTGGAAGGCGACGCTTCCGCTGCGAGCTTCACGCTGGGGTGGTGCCGAGCTTCCGCTGCCGGCAGGAGAGTACGAGCTCGCTGTCCCCGGGGCCGGGCTCGAGACCCTCGAGCTGGCGCCGACTCTGCTCGCGGGTCTGCGGATCGCCGTGGCTGGCGCCGTCGTCTCGATCGCCGCGCCGATCGACCCCGTCTACGAGACGACCGAGGGACAGTCGACGCTGGAGGAGCGCTACGTCGCGCAGACCGGCGGCACTGAGAACGCGGTCTTCTTCGAGAGCTTCTACGGGCGCACGGTCGGCTGCAACCCCCGCGCCATCGACCGCGCACTCGCGGTCGCCGCCCCAGGGGTGGCCCGGTACTGGAGCGTCGTCGACCTCTCGGTCGCGGTGCCCGAGGGGGCCATCGCCGTGGTCGAGGGGAGCCCCGAGTGGTGGCGTGCTCGGGCGGCCGCGCGCCTTCTCGTGGTGAACGACTGGCTGCGGCATCGATTCGCCCGCAAGGCGGGCCAGAAGGTTCTGCAGACCTGGCACGGCACGCCGCTGAAGCGGCTCGCCCTGCACCGGCCGGGTTTCGACCCTCGCCGGATGGCCGCGGTCGTGAAGGAATCGCGTCGATGGGACGTGCTGCTCGCGCAGAACACGTACTCGGAGCGGATCCTCCGCAAGGCATACGCATTCTTCGGACGCCCGATCTGGGTCGAGGGGTACCCTCGCAACGACACCCTCGTGACCGGAGACGCGGCGGCGGTGCGTGCGGCGCTCGGCATCGAAGAGGGGGAGCGGGTGCTGCTGTACGCGCCGACCTGGCGCGACGACCGCACCGAGATGGTCGACTTCGTCGATCCGGAGGAGCTCGCGCAGCAGTCGGATGCTGTCGTGCTCGTGCGCGGGCACTCTCGTACTCTTGCTGCGGGGCGCGACCGGGTGGGCGCTCGGGTCATCGATGTCACGGGATTCCCCGAGACCTCGCAGCTGCTGCTCGCCGCCGATGCGCTCATCACCGACTACTCCTCGGTGATGTTCGACTTCAGCGTGACCGGCAAGCCGATGTTCTTCCTGGTTCCCGACCTCGACCATTACCGAGGACAGCTGCGCGGCTTCTACTTCGACCTCGAATCGCACGCCCCCGGCCCTCTCGTGCACA includes:
- a CDS encoding CDP-glycerol glycerophosphotransferase family protein — its product is MTTARIDEAAEALIISGTGARPEEATLTGPRARVQARITGGGKTWKATLPLRASRWGGAELPLPAGEYELAVPGAGLETLELAPTLLAGLRIAVAGAVVSIAAPIDPVYETTEGQSTLEERYVAQTGGTENAVFFESFYGRTVGCNPRAIDRALAVAAPGVARYWSVVDLSVAVPEGAIAVVEGSPEWWRARAAARLLVVNDWLRHRFARKAGQKVLQTWHGTPLKRLALHRPGFDPRRMAAVVKESRRWDVLLAQNTYSERILRKAYAFFGRPIWVEGYPRNDTLVTGDAAAVRAALGIEEGERVLLYAPTWRDDRTEMVDFVDPEELAQQSDAVVLVRGHSRTLAAGRDRVGARVIDVTGFPETSQLLLAADALITDYSSVMFDFSVTGKPMFFLVPDLDHYRGQLRGFYFDLESHAPGPLVHTQDELVEALADPEGATAYAERYEAWRAQFNRRDDGRSAERVVARILDQGYVAR
- a CDS encoding CDP-glycerol glycerophosphotransferase family protein, producing the protein MASFSFGSGNAAKLLRIPLYVAGRVGTLIIPRGRRWVFGCGAGIGDGALALQRLAQAEGHDTVWLTSSPREEREAAALGIRTIPKSGLRGWWATARAGVLVVTHGFGDVNRYANGGAFVVQLWHGIPLKRIGLDSPATTQVPNVPGAGLLRQVIGFLYRASAQRIRVLPAASHRSRGRLESAFGLGDDRVVVTGEPRVDVLSAGWPDERRAQASALLVSAIGELPGGARTILYAPTWRDGAADPAVPSAEQWVEIIRALEATNSVLLVRSHPLGEGGYAPPLPSRRVRMLGAGEIADVTPVLPAVDVLVTDYSSLAYDVGLLSTPVLYLAPDAVEYDLSRGFYGRYDDVAGHDAATSWEELVAQLVPLLEDDRVFAERAARSATLSAQMHAFRDGGNTRRVYDVIRARGIPAPKGAA